Proteins encoded in a region of the Flavobacterium sp. MDT1-60 genome:
- a CDS encoding DNA-formamidopyrimidine glycosylase family protein codes for MPEGPSIVILKEDVQQFTGKKIIDVSGNSSIDIQRLKDKTILEFKTWGKHFLICFEGFTLKIHMLMFGTYRVNERKETPPRLSLVFSDGEINFYTCSIKILEGNINDFYDWSEDVMNDNWDPKKAMQSLEKLPNEMICDAMLDQNIFAGVGNIIKNEVLYRCHIHPESLVGKIPFDHLNEIISECSIYSFEFLYWKKKYELKKHWEAHTKTVCLRCNLPLIKKYTGHKKRRSFFCTNCQNLHT; via the coding sequence ATGCCCGAAGGTCCATCTATAGTGATATTAAAAGAAGATGTGCAACAATTTACAGGAAAAAAGATCATCGACGTTTCCGGAAATAGTTCTATTGATATTCAGCGGCTTAAAGACAAAACTATATTGGAGTTTAAAACCTGGGGAAAACATTTTTTAATTTGTTTTGAAGGATTTACTCTAAAGATTCATATGCTGATGTTTGGAACGTATCGTGTCAACGAACGAAAGGAAACCCCACCGAGATTAAGTCTGGTTTTTTCTGATGGCGAAATCAACTTTTATACCTGCTCGATAAAAATTCTGGAAGGAAATATTAATGATTTCTATGATTGGAGCGAAGATGTGATGAACGATAATTGGGATCCAAAAAAAGCAATGCAAAGCTTAGAAAAACTTCCAAATGAAATGATTTGCGATGCAATGTTAGACCAAAATATATTTGCCGGAGTAGGGAATATCATTAAAAATGAAGTTTTGTACCGATGCCACATTCATCCAGAATCTTTGGTAGGTAAAATTCCGTTTGATCATCTTAATGAAATTATTTCAGAATGTTCCATTTATAGTTTTGAATTCCTGTATTGGAAGAAAAAATATGAATTAAAAAAGCATTGGGAAGCTCATACGAAAACAGTCTGTTTGCGCTGTAATTTACCACTGATAAAAAAATATACAGGCCACAAAAAAAGACGAAGTTTTTTCTGTACCAATTGTCAAAACCTGCACACATGA
- a CDS encoding Rho termination factor, with protein sequence MYATTKNDYHGLLKEGYNKNESAQVTTKKDPDLKGEKTKPYEEWTKEELYQEAIKAGIPGRSYMSKKNLIHSLKKN encoded by the coding sequence ATGTATGCGACAACTAAAAATGATTATCACGGACTTTTAAAGGAAGGGTATAACAAAAATGAATCAGCTCAGGTTACTACAAAAAAAGATCCTGATTTAAAGGGTGAAAAAACAAAACCTTATGAAGAATGGACTAAAGAAGAATTGTATCAGGAAGCTATAAAAGCTGGTATTCCGGGACGTTCTTACATGAGTAAAAAAAATTTGATTCATTCTTTAAAGAAAAATTAA
- a CDS encoding ferritin-like domain-containing protein, with amino-acid sequence MKTTTNKKETAAKTTAKSASTTKTATKAGVTKPKSDAASGLTELFEDGLKDIYWAEKALTKALPKMAKNATSKELIDALNNHLTETEGQISRLEQVFELAGQKATAKKCDAMAGLIEEGNGILEETEIGVVRDAGIIAACQKIEHYEIATYGTLRQFAETLGMSEAASLLEQTLEEEKGADKTLTIVAVNAVNFEAAEAN; translated from the coding sequence ATGAAAACTACAACGAATAAAAAAGAGACAGCTGCAAAAACAACTGCAAAATCTGCTTCAACTACAAAGACTGCAACAAAAGCAGGAGTAACAAAACCAAAATCTGATGCCGCGTCAGGATTAACAGAATTATTTGAAGACGGACTAAAAGACATTTACTGGGCTGAGAAAGCTTTGACAAAAGCACTTCCGAAAATGGCTAAAAATGCAACATCAAAAGAACTTATTGATGCATTAAACAATCATTTGACAGAAACAGAAGGACAAATTAGCCGTTTAGAGCAGGTTTTTGAACTGGCCGGACAAAAAGCTACTGCAAAAAAATGTGACGCAATGGCGGGTTTAATTGAAGAAGGAAACGGAATTCTGGAAGAAACAGAAATTGGCGTTGTTCGTGATGCCGGAATAATAGCTGCCTGCCAGAAAATTGAGCATTATGAAATTGCTACTTATGGTACCTTAAGACAATTTGCAGAAACATTGGGAATGTCAGAAGCTGCATCTTTATTAGAGCAAACGCTTGAAGAAGAAAAAGGTGCTGATAAAACATTAACAATTGTGGCTGTAAATGCCGTAAACTTTGAAGCTGCAGAAGCGAATTAA
- a CDS encoding DUF72 domain-containing protein gives MKNEIQIGCSSFNNRFWKGIFYPENLPASKWFDFYCQHFNTYEFNGSFYRFPTVKVFENWYNKAPEDFAFSVKAHKEITHIKKFINCEDLISEFYQICKLGFKDKLGAVLFQFPPSYKFSPENLQLIIQNLNTEFKNVIEFRHESWWIPEVWDAFLAHNITFCSVSHPQLPKTIFTNFPLVFVRFHGVPKMFYSSYDTEELLQIKKEIALKPGFVYFNNTASDAGILNALEFKTMNF, from the coding sequence ATGAAAAATGAAATTCAAATAGGATGCTCCAGCTTTAATAACCGATTTTGGAAAGGAATTTTCTATCCGGAAAACTTACCTGCTTCAAAATGGTTTGACTTTTATTGCCAGCACTTTAATACATATGAATTTAACGGAAGTTTTTATAGATTCCCAACAGTAAAAGTATTCGAAAATTGGTATAATAAAGCACCGGAAGATTTTGCATTTTCAGTCAAAGCGCACAAAGAAATTACGCATATTAAAAAGTTTATTAACTGCGAAGATTTGATTTCTGAATTTTATCAGATTTGTAAATTAGGTTTTAAAGATAAACTAGGTGCAGTTTTATTTCAATTTCCACCAAGTTATAAGTTTAGCCCTGAAAATCTGCAGTTAATTATTCAAAACCTTAATACTGAGTTTAAAAATGTAATTGAGTTTCGACATGAAAGCTGGTGGATACCTGAAGTTTGGGATGCTTTTTTAGCACACAATATAACATTTTGCAGCGTGAGTCATCCGCAATTGCCAAAAACTATTTTTACTAATTTTCCTTTGGTATTTGTTAGATTTCATGGCGTTCCGAAAATGTTTTATTCGAGTTATGATACTGAGGAATTACTTCAGATAAAAAAAGAAATAGCTTTAAAACCAGGGTTTGTATATTTTAATAATACTGCCAGTGACGCTGGAATTTTAAATGCGTTGGAGTTTAAGACAATGAATTTTTAA
- a CDS encoding pyridoxamine 5'-phosphate oxidase family protein, with translation MGDHKDLTNEFAVDKIKDLAENIKTCMFCTYNEYRLQSRPMSVQKIDDLGQLWFLSDRNSSQNAEISLNPQVEIFFSEPHDKFLTLHGTATISYDRETIKELWNPIVKVWMPGGEDDPNLSVIKVVPEDGYYWNNKNGKMVAIAKMAAAFVTGKTMDDGIEGNLTLQ, from the coding sequence ATGGGAGATCATAAAGACCTTACGAACGAATTTGCTGTAGATAAAATAAAAGATCTTGCAGAAAACATAAAAACATGTATGTTTTGTACCTACAATGAATACAGATTACAATCACGACCAATGTCTGTTCAAAAAATTGATGATTTGGGTCAACTTTGGTTTTTATCAGATAGAAACAGCAGTCAAAATGCAGAAATCAGCCTGAATCCACAAGTTGAAATTTTCTTTTCTGAACCGCATGATAAATTTCTGACTTTACACGGCACTGCAACTATTTCATACGATCGCGAAACAATAAAAGAATTATGGAATCCAATTGTTAAAGTCTGGATGCCGGGCGGTGAAGACGATCCAAATTTAAGTGTTATTAAAGTCGTTCCGGAAGATGGTTATTATTGGAATAACAAAAACGGAAAAATGGTTGCTATTGCAAAAATGGCTGCTGCCTTTGTAACCGGGAAAACTATGGATGACGGAATTGAAGGTAACTTAACGTTGCAATAG
- a CDS encoding DUF4142 domain-containing protein: protein MKKILLAGKIILGAGLIIIFLNSCKNETKQEDSKEVAEDANEAKFDSIDSKEDDSEFLVDQAEVNLAEIEIGKLAQTKGTNPEVKKFGKMLVDDHTKAASEVSALAQAKNFTLPTSLTEDGQEEYKKLNEKSGLDFDKKFADMMIDGHEKAIDKLKKASEDAKDADVRTWASNNIAGLTAHLEHAKLLKQNLDKK from the coding sequence ATGAAAAAGATACTATTAGCCGGAAAAATAATTTTAGGAGCGGGACTAATCATTATATTCTTGAATTCTTGTAAAAATGAAACTAAACAAGAAGATTCAAAAGAAGTGGCTGAAGATGCAAACGAAGCAAAATTTGACTCAATAGATAGTAAAGAAGATGACTCTGAATTTTTAGTAGATCAGGCTGAAGTTAATTTAGCTGAAATAGAAATCGGAAAACTGGCACAAACAAAAGGGACTAATCCTGAAGTGAAAAAATTTGGAAAAATGTTAGTTGATGATCATACTAAAGCCGCTTCTGAAGTAAGTGCTTTAGCTCAGGCAAAAAACTTTACTTTACCAACTTCTTTGACTGAAGATGGACAGGAAGAATACAAAAAACTAAACGAAAAATCAGGTCTTGATTTTGATAAAAAATTCGCTGACATGATGATTGATGGTCACGAAAAAGCAATTGACAAGTTGAAAAAAGCTTCTGAGGATGCAAAAGATGCAGATGTTAGAACTTGGGCATCGAATAATATTGCCGGATTGACCGCGCATTTAGAACATGCTAAATTGCTAAAGCAAAATTTAGACAAAAAATAA
- a CDS encoding response regulator → MTNLTIFYTDDDEDDLSIFEDAVELLQEKIHLKTYNGGDKLLVAIYNPPPTPHVVFLDLNMPGKNGFDVLKELRSSEKKDTPVIIFSTSNEPGIIEKCRLLGANLFITKPVLMKDIVKSIEHALRINWKEFVTDHKNFVYKS, encoded by the coding sequence ATGACAAATTTGACGATATTTTACACGGATGATGATGAAGACGATTTGAGTATTTTTGAAGATGCAGTGGAGTTATTACAAGAAAAAATACACCTAAAAACTTATAATGGAGGAGATAAATTGCTAGTAGCAATCTATAATCCGCCACCAACACCACATGTCGTTTTTTTGGACCTGAACATGCCGGGAAAAAATGGTTTTGATGTTTTGAAAGAACTGAGAAGTTCAGAAAAAAAAGATACTCCTGTTATCATTTTTTCAACTTCTAATGAGCCTGGTATTATAGAAAAATGTCGTTTGTTAGGGGCTAATTTGTTTATAACCAAGCCCGTTCTAATGAAGGATATTGTAAAATCTATCGAACATGCCTTAAGAATCAATTGGAAAGAATTTGTCACGGACCATAAAAATTTTGTGTACAAATCGTAA
- a CDS encoding DUF1328 family protein: MLRWTVIFIILAIVAGIFGFGGIAAGAAGIAKVLFFIFIVLFILSLISGRRSI; encoded by the coding sequence ATGTTACGTTGGACTGTCATTTTTATTATTCTGGCCATAGTGGCAGGAATATTCGGTTTTGGTGGAATCGCCGCCGGAGCAGCAGGAATAGCTAAAGTCTTATTCTTTATATTCATAGTATTATTTATTCTTTCGCTTATTAGCGGACGTAGAAGTATTTAA
- a CDS encoding DNA topoisomerase IB: MNTTATAKAEKLVNQLIKTPHLVLEKLDLVYISNQQLTIERCQCEEGFIYKKNGRCIKQKSELKRISSLVLPPAWQNVQISDLPNAHLQAVGLDDRNRKQYRYHPKWNLIRNQTKFYKIAEFGSKLPAIRKQVDKDLERKEWRREKVVALVIRLMEETHIRIGNEKYAKDNKSYGLSTLRKRHINIDKNSLRFEFVGKKGIQHTITTKNKQLIRLVSRCEEIPGWEVFKYYDKNGEKKVLDSHMVNEYLHTISGEYFSAKDFRTWAASIIFFETLMEIGTTSDEKEIKKNILEAYDITAEALGNTRNVCKNYYVHPLLVSTYEDGSIQKYFDRVKKSRSNQKYFSRTEIAFSELIQNYQLNLL, encoded by the coding sequence ATGAATACAACAGCAACAGCCAAAGCTGAAAAATTAGTAAACCAATTAATTAAAACACCGCATTTGGTGCTGGAAAAATTAGATTTAGTATATATAAGTAATCAGCAATTGACTATTGAAAGATGTCAATGTGAAGAGGGTTTTATTTATAAAAAAAATGGCCGTTGCATTAAGCAAAAAAGCGAATTGAAACGTATTAGTAGTTTGGTTTTGCCTCCAGCCTGGCAAAATGTACAAATTTCAGATTTACCAAATGCACATTTACAAGCTGTTGGTTTAGACGATAGAAACAGAAAACAGTATCGATATCATCCGAAATGGAATTTGATCAGAAATCAGACTAAATTCTATAAAATAGCAGAATTTGGATCAAAACTACCCGCTATCAGAAAACAAGTTGATAAAGATTTAGAAAGAAAAGAATGGAGAAGAGAGAAAGTAGTGGCTTTAGTGATTCGGCTGATGGAAGAAACCCATATCAGAATTGGGAATGAAAAATACGCTAAAGACAATAAATCATACGGACTTTCGACTTTGAGAAAACGTCATATTAACATTGATAAAAATTCACTTCGATTTGAATTTGTCGGAAAAAAGGGAATTCAGCATACGATTACAACCAAAAATAAGCAACTTATAAGATTAGTAAGTCGCTGTGAGGAAATCCCAGGTTGGGAAGTTTTTAAATATTATGATAAAAATGGCGAAAAAAAGGTCTTAGACAGTCATATGGTCAATGAATATTTGCATACAATTTCTGGTGAATATTTTAGTGCAAAAGATTTTAGAACCTGGGCCGCTTCAATTATATTTTTTGAAACTTTAATGGAAATCGGAACCACATCAGACGAAAAAGAAATAAAAAAGAATATTCTCGAAGCCTATGATATCACAGCAGAAGCGTTGGGAAATACCAGAAATGTTTGCAAAAATTATTACGTTCATCCTTTGTTGGTTTCAACTTATGAAGATGGTTCGATTCAGAAATATTTTGATAGGGTAAAAAAAAGCCGAAGTAATCAGAAATATTTTTCGAGAACCGAAATTGCCTTTTCTGAATTAATACAGAATTATCAGCTCAATTTATTGTAA
- a CDS encoding DUF5661 family protein: MKNKETDVDLSTMNNVKAIEAYLNPDSKHEEFNMEEFAFALKVELEHGRIKDVNVTNNHPFLTAMIALAHMTESLTYYKRLKVMEAEGEIYEIMRKIETSETGNEEWYKELGKAEQELNEARAELAERLEKMDDIPALEKIGD; the protein is encoded by the coding sequence TTGAAAAATAAAGAAACAGATGTTGATCTCTCGACAATGAATAATGTAAAAGCAATTGAAGCCTACTTGAATCCGGATAGTAAACATGAGGAATTTAATATGGAAGAATTCGCTTTTGCCTTAAAAGTTGAATTGGAACACGGAAGAATAAAAGATGTAAATGTAACTAACAATCATCCGTTTTTAACAGCCATGATTGCATTGGCACACATGACAGAAAGTTTGACGTATTACAAAAGATTAAAAGTGATGGAGGCCGAAGGTGAAATTTATGAAATCATGCGTAAAATTGAAACTTCAGAAACTGGAAACGAAGAATGGTATAAAGAATTAGGCAAAGCCGAACAAGAATTGAATGAAGCGAGAGCAGAACTTGCAGAACGCCTGGAAAAAATGGATGATATTCCTGCCTTGGAAAAAATTGGAGATTAG